Within the Hevea brasiliensis isolate MT/VB/25A 57/8 unplaced genomic scaffold, ASM3005281v1 Scaf213, whole genome shotgun sequence genome, the region attgatttttgaattaatttatttttatggagaatttatgaattatatataattttatatttataaattgtttaatttccttGATTAATGTTTATTAGGTTCAAATTAAGGTCAAAATCAGacaaaataacttgaaaattaagtttaaattaaaaaatcaataaaaaataaaaccgatTGGTTTGAACTGAACTAAACCGAAATAAAACGATTTGATTCGATTCAGTTTTTCATCCATTTTAATTctgttcggtttctaaaatatgtaattcgattttcataatttaattcagttcggttTGATTTAGTTTGAACCCAATATTCACCCCTACTTGCTTGAATCTTAACTAAAACCAACCTAAAATAATtcgattaaattttttttttaaattatattaagtttatatttatatCTCTTTAATTAATATCTTGAGCGGAATCAAAATCTTCAAATTGAAACTAACTCAAATCAATAGGCCGACCAAACTAATGGTATCGGGCAGGAATCGACCGATCGCCAAATCTTACGAAATACATTTTTAAAATTGCCCActgaccatttttttttttttttggttatggTTCAAATTAATGGAGAAATTCAAAAGCTTTTAGTGATCAGATTTGCACTATTATGTGTTCTAGAGTAGGCCTAGCTGGGGCGATTCAACCTCTGAATTGGAATGGTATCAACCCAGGTCAAACCTAGAATTAACTATGGTTAAAAATTTGAATTAACTatggtaaaaaaaaatttaaggatCCAAACCGATCATGAACCTTGTATAGGTCCTGATTGCAATCCCCTCCTTCCTACCCaaactaaaataaatatcaaataaaaactgGCAGTTCAGGTGAACTAAACTAGACTAAAACTCTCAAAAACCAGAAACATGATTGAACCCAATTGATAACTGCTTTAAATCATCTTGAATCGAGACCAACTAAAACTACTTGAAACCAATCCAGCTTCGATTCATCCTCTTTCTCGACTCAAAACCGTTGGTTCCAGCCCGAGATGGGCTGCTACATTCTTGAGGGCCTAAACTTTTACGCCTATCCATCAGTTTGTTTCCATCCATGGCTTATGAAAACAGAACAATTTGTTGCTCCTAAATAATGAACCCTGGTTTAACTTTTTCCATTTGTTAAATTCAGGGTTCTCAAACTTCCTATCCTGCCATGTCAGGCAAGTGATTGATAGGAAATGAATTTAATCTGAGAAATCCACTGGTAAAACTCCCTGACATTTTTACCACCACCCGTAGTTGGGTAACTTTCCTAAGTGAAAATGTAAACAAGGCACAATCCAGAATCACAGATAATTGTTCCTACAACATCAAATTTCTAATTCCAGCAAGAAGCCAACAGCTGCCTTTTATTTACAGAAAAGAAAGCAAAGCAAACTACCTATACTACTACCGCTAAGACCAGCGTAGTTACTAGCATTATTTACCGTCTCATGCTTACCCAACTCAAGTGCTTAGCAAGCGCATACCTGGTCCTCTCCCCTCTCTCATCTGCCTCTCCTTCGAAAACTGGCAGTTCCTCCTCCCGTAGAATGCGTCCTACGCTCTCCTCTGGCAATGGCTCACTATACTTTATTAGAAAATTATGCAGCAAACAACCCATCACAATCACGAATGGGAAAATTTCAACGCAATCCTCTTTCCACCTCCTCGCCAACAGCTGCCACCGAGCTTTAACTCTCCCAAACGCATTGCCAACCAACCCCATTGCTCTGCTATGTGCAGCATTGAACTCCCTTTCTGCTGAACCGAAACTATCTTCCTCATTGGGCCTAATAAAAGGAGTTAATAGCCACGGCAACAATGGGAAACATGAATCCCCCAATATGTATTGGGGAATTGAATTGCTTTCACTAAGCTGATAACAAGCCCCGTTTAGTAACTCCCTTGATCCTTCCACACGAGAATAGAGCTTTGTTTGGGTGAAGATGGATTCCGGCTTCATTGTGCAAGGCCACCCAGCAGAGATGTCCAAGAACCTGCCCTCAGAATCCACCAACGCCTGAACTAACAAGGACCCATTTTTCCCCAGCAGCTCACTATCAACCCCAAATTTCCCAAACCCCAAAACCCCACAACAATTAGGGAGAGAAATCCATTCAAATCCCATCACTATGCGCTCCAAATCCCTCCCAAAGTCCACCAAGTCCCCCAATTTCTCGTTCACTGTTTTACAAACAGAGTAAAACGCTAGGCACGCGGCGGCAGGTGAATCAAGTCCAAATCTAGGCGCTACTGATTCGTAAGACGCGCCGTGGGCGAGGCGGAAGAGGGTGGCTGCAATGGCAGAATCGGGAGGAATGGAGGAGGGAAGGAAAGAGAGAAGGGAGGGtgagagaagagaaagaagacttGTAAAGGTTTGCTTGGACATGCGAAAAATTTGACACCAGCGAGGGTCGAAGTCCGACGCGGAGGAAAGGAGGCGATAGAAGAAGGACTGAGAAGGAGGAGAAAGGGAAGGAGAGGGAGAAAAAGGGATAGAAGAGAGGAAGTATTCGAGGGAGAGAGATTGGGAGGGAAGTAGGAGGAGGTCATTTTGGGTGAGGAAAGAGTGGGCGGCGGAGGTAGCTGAGGAGAGCAGAGAAATGAGTTGTTTGGTAAAGTGCTTGTTTTGATTTCTTGGTCTTCCGGGTTTGCATTTTGGGGCTGATTTGGGGATTATAGGAGCTTTCTGGGCAGTAGATTTGGAGGATCCGCCGGCGGCAGCCATAGAGATGGGCCGTGAAGCTCAACTGAGTGATCACATTTGTGATTTCTGATAGTGAAGCTCAGTGTGTTGGCGAGAAAACAGACGGTGATGGCACGCGTAACTGCATCTTttctttcttaaaaaaaaaaataataaataggtgtttttacttaaaaaatttaaaattaataataaaacaattaattttattattaataaaaaattaataatatatcaaaaaatttaaaaaattaataataaaaatttaaaattttgtaaaaaaaaaaatcctaaacaaAGAGAGGATAGATTATTGTTAaagtaaaaatatcaaaaaaaaaaatcataaaagttcaaaattttatatttgaaaaaaaaagggaagaagaTAGGTCAAGAAGTTGCTTGGGGAGAGGatcttgtaaatatataaatctttttCTCTGTTTCAGCTTAATTGAATATTCATCTTCTGTTATTATTAAGGTAaacgaaaatttaaaaatttcataaaaaattcgAAATTGTAAGAGTGAGAAGATGTGGAGATATGAAAATTCATTGaatctttttttattaataattcataaaaatatttaatttaatttaatttaatatttaatattaatttactaattattttaaaattcattgaatttttctcttttataattattttttatacaaattattttgttaaaaataactttttaattttttttaattgatagtcatttattaattatttcaaaattcattaaatatctctcttttatatttaattatttaaaaatttattgaatatctctttattattattattattattattattattattaaagcaaaaaatattaagaaaaattcataaaacttCAAAATTCTATTAAAAAAGATAAATCAAGAAGTTGTTTAGGGAGAAGatattgtaaatatataaatctttCTCTTTGTTTCagctttaatatatttataaagatACTTATCAATGTATGTATAAATATAGATGTATGAAAAGGgcactgtcacgacccaacctatgggccggaccggcactaggacttgggctaggctaaagcctccgaggcccgtagtaagcctaattattcatcaacccaactctatggcccatttgggcccaattttaagaattcaaccggacggagtccgaccataaaatggaccttataacagggagtttttgactcactcgacatgtaaacacaatatataatcaattgaggagctcagctcaccctccacatactcaaatatcataaaaataaatgggagctcagctccctcgtccagtccaacatacatgcatatagtaagtttacaggtccaacatggtaattatattatagactcaaatcaaataaatatttctaacacatgcaaaaattctaggagttaacagaattacacaaacataaataaacgacctgcgaaaaagaaaagcaggttaaccacaacaataatcctcctgtagcctggaaaaataatgaacaggagtgagcgttcgactcaaagagtaaaatatcaattttaaccataatatctatagctatctaaaactaatgcaccatgtgaagtgaaatgcaacaccatcataaatttcatacaaatcacatcaaaaaggcaatttggagtactctcacacccgataatgtcaaacaatacatatatgagagctgatctcctatacaaccctcttaatctaacctgtgccagcgaagaactcaagtcgaactttcgcttaataaaccaagtcGGGATCCCAGCCAAGAACTCAAGCagtgtctaccctgaaggaccgggtcccagtgaatatctcaagccgtgtctactcgtcttgtccatagccaacactataccacacgcacgccaactcatgcacactactccaaattaccacaataacatccatggcactttaacaattatgaatgtaacataaaacgtgcctagagtttaactatatagatacatatttataagtgatgcatgggcatgcttgaacatataataatatcgaaattacaattaaaattaatattttactcacagacttaaccgcagtcactgtggcggctgggcggaggaggaaggttgtcccggctcacctgataattttattataattatttaataaatttgactcaatacaaactaagaaaaagactaaagatgtcctaagtcatgccgaaaatccggcagagtctcctctatacctagaacctacccaaccagcaaaaaggcttaaaacacacttccatATCCACAAatcatatatctacaactcaatcacatcacacagcccctcctaggcccatccaaacagtcatcaatcacaacatgtaaaattacagtttagtcctcataatttaaccctcttgcaaaaactacccaaatgagttctaaaaattctaaaactttgccccgttgtccttagcaatattactaagctattgcaaaaagaatcataattttttgagctaccatgaatattttatggatttttaatcccattcaagtactagaaaattaataaaaagtgaggttcgggtttacctatgccgattctgatcTCGGAAACGCGCTCGGagcatctgacaatggtggggtagccaaaatctcgattcaattccaagactttttcggtagccagtCTGTCTtgctggaaattcacagacctgggcAATCGTCGAATTgtcgcgaattgaaggtacctacacgaagcctacaacacgagggttagtatataatttttacggaattttctaagctcatttaatgctcgaaaaaatactacgaaattTCATGGGATCCatcgaaaaatggtgtcggaaaattttgaaatttatattgccgcgaagctcttgacgagtggagtgctctggtactctcggttttctcgtggggttcacgatttgcgagaaatctagctcaaaagtcgaaatgggctaaaacttcccagataaaaattggacaaaccgctcgatggattttggtgttcttggtgtctatggaaagctctcgaggtgaagatagtgtttgacacaagacccggcccaatcggtgaCCGGATCGACCTGATTCTGGCTGAGAAGCTGAAGGGGGGCGCTGCGCATCGGTGTCTTTGCGCGCGCTTTCCCGGCGTTCCAGCGGCGGCCGACGAGGAGGGAAGGGCGAGGCGGCGCGCCGGCAAGGTGAGGAGGCTGGGGTGGTGGCTGGCCGGCgtgaggaggagggaggagagagaaaacgggagggaGAGGAAGAAGGGTCGGGACGCGCagggaagagaagaaaagaatgagGGAGGCCGATCCGATTCAATCGATCCGATCCGATCTGgtttgattcggccggttcgattcaggatacaaaatttttgaatttttactctgccttgggacaaaaaacgaggctcaaaaatttcgaaaaaattatagaaaactcagaaaaattcgtagagtccaaatatatttttagttttaccacgtggtctttaaattaatttttaaaaaatcatcaaagttttatattttcataaaatcaaacctgatttctaaaatccgaaaagtttcaaataatttcctaaaatttaaataaaataaaatattaatattactcacaaaataataaatttaaaaatttggaatGTTACAGGCACATTTAGTTTACCAAAAATATATATAATCCTTATAatacaaaaaattttaatatcaattaaattttaataatttataattattaataaaaaattattaattttaaaaagttttatTATGTTATAACTCTAAATGTTCTAAAATTTCGTCCATCCCAGCACTCTtggttaatattaaaaattttgataatttataattattaatagaagttcttttattataattttattctaaCTTGATAAgtgattttaaataaaataaaaattttattttcaaataaattttatcaatttattttttttttacatttaaattTGTGTGTTTTAACTtttgtaaataatttttattaatttaatttattctttCTATTTAAATTAGAGATTTTTAGCTTATGTATGAAAATAAAGAATTTTATTATAATGGGGCACTTaataacatttcaatacaattaaaagaTAGTAATTGTGTTTGAAGAGTAAATCAACGACAATAGTTTAATAAAAAGTAAATTAGTTAgatcattttaaaaatatatataattatgattCTAAACATGAAGAACTActtaataactaaaataatattttatttttttaaaaaaaataaaataatatttatatatcagATTAAACCTAATAATGTTATTTTTCAGCTAATAATatgtttttaataaattattgatTTTTCTAAGAATAGtagttaatcaaataaaaattatgggaagtaattaaaaaagaaattcatGTTACAAAAAATAATTATCATGAACATTATTGAAACTTTTAATAAAACATAGGTCACCATAAtccataaattttattataaatttttgctattagttatttaaattattaacattaattttttaattagataattattccaagattttttttttaattttttaaatcaaGTCTTCATAAAT harbors:
- the LOC110669687 gene encoding protein ALP1-like, with the translated sequence MAAAGGSSKSTAQKAPIIPKSAPKCKPGRPRNQNKHFTKQLISLLSSATSAAHSFLTQNDLLLLPSQSLSLEYFLSSIPFSPSPSLSPPSQSFFYRLLSSASDFDPRWCQIFRMSKQTFTSLLSLLSPSLLSFLPSSIPPDSAIAATLFRLAHGASYESVAPRFGLDSPAAACLAFYSVCKTVNEKLGDLVDFGRDLERIVMGFEWISLPNCCGVLGFGKFGVDSELLGKNGSLLVQALVDSEGRFLDISAGWPCTMKPESIFTQTKLYSRVEGSRELLNGACYQLSESNSIPQYILGDSCFPLLPWLLTPFIRPNEEDSFGSAEREFNAAHSRAMGLVGNAFGRVKARWQLLARRWKEDCVEIFPFVIVMGCLLHNFLIKYSEPLPEESVGRILREEELPVFEGEADERGERTRYALAKHLSWVSMRR